The genome window cgagagatgcgcgtgcagctgcgctgcgcatatcagacgtgaacacgaGAAAAATAATGAGTTTAATTATACTTTCCCTTCCTGAAAGTTTCacttgaggatagtaatgactgacaggcGACGCcaaattacatacaatataattacctaactaaatctcagagaatgcaaaaacattcaccggggctcgggctagggattttgcgagccctggtTATATTATAACAGTTATAAAATATAAGCCACAAGGAGGTGCACtgagaacgcagggtgctatatttccccttatgaaaaaagattaacaagctatcctacagctaaatatatatttacaaaaaacaaaaattaaagaacataatttaagcttgttaaatgcaaatttacagagcagcagagtctgtatttgtgtttatcagttagattaaagtaattttaaactttaaaactgcatttaaaagcaaacgatgcctattctgtaatttaactttgcgtgctcagaatttttacacgttcactgtataatttaacgaaatacgaatagcctagtattatattctgaattttaaaatttacgaaaaacaaactactctcaatttattttggtgtttttcccccatgctcacttgtctccattttcctgtttttaagaattaaggcggtgtagtaagtagaacctatccattaaatttgtgactttcatttattgcgccatgcgtaattgcgcatggagaggcatttgcacttcattgcatattttgaaggcccagctgAAGTACTCACGGTTCGCCACTGAGAAATTCAGTACTCAGCTGTTGTGCTAGTCTAAATGTCATTTTGCAAATTATCTTCataaaatgaattaataaactAATTAATACTAATATACATATACAACTATTGAATGTGCATTAATGTGACTACTGCCTTGGTTTGGTTTTTGGAAACACTATAACACTCCTCTCTGCTAAAAATGGTCACAGGCAGAATCCCAAAAAAACACACCACAACTAATATCCTTGATGATTTAATGTGAATCACATGTCAAGACAAACCCAAAATGTATCAGAGAATAGGAAGACACAGAAGGTGGAGCTCTTCTTGTGTTTATACATACAAGAAGCTGATTCACAGTCACTCTTATTTGACCTCAACATCACTTCACTGAATAATCCAACATGATTCTCTTTTGTTGGATATCATTTTTAGTATCTGTAGGTAAGATATGTTATTATTTTCATGAgcttaatataaaataagaaaaacttTTATGAACAAGCATGTGAGAACAAATGCTTGATGAATTTATGATGATAAAATCACTTTTCTGCTTTTAATGATTATGCATTTCTTGTTGTTTTACAGGGAACTCTTTTGCAAACACAATTAAACCATCATCTTCtgaaaaacatgtttataaAGGTGAAAATGTGATTCTGTCCTGTAGCTACACGGGTAATGTTCGCAATCTGCAATGGTATCGACAATATCTTGGGTCTCGACCAGAGTTTCTCGTTCTCGTCACAGAATTTTCGGATCCTGATCCTTCACTTCGTCTGTCAGCAAAAGTTATGAAAGACATAAAGCGTGTAGATCTCACAATCTCCTCTGCTGAAAAATCAGACTCTGCTGTGTATTACTGTGCCCTGCAGCCCACAGTGACAGGAAACACAACAACACTGTACAAAAACCTGTGATTTGTTATATCtgatttaaatgcatttcatgTAGTCAAGAGATACAGATAAATAATAGAAGTAAAACCAGATAAACAGAGTAGCACCTACACATTAAAGACAGtgatatttatattaaaataaagcattttaacCTTTAATGTTTTAGAAGTGTGTTTCTTCCACAAGAGGGTGACATGGAGGATTGCACTTTGCACACATACGTGTAAATCATCCACCATACTGAAATGTCCAAGGCAGTACATAAACCAGTGTTGCAAAGTATTTTCATgtgctgtgactatacaaattaCAACACATTAATAGGAAAAtatttgcgttattttgtcacttattgggagcagtttgctagctggagccattcactttcagtctttgtgctaagctaagctagtgggggctgcatcagacagagttacagcatgcacggagatgagaaaggtatgtatggacttatgtAACTCTGGGGTatatggtgaataagctaaattcccaaaatctggtcctgttcctttaaaggggacatattatgagattttttttaagatgtaaaccaagtctaaaataggtctgagaaaaagtgtgccgttttgggtgtgtcatttaaaatgcaaatgagcggatgaagtgcaaccactgatcacaatggtggtggtttgttgcaattgaaactcaattgtgctgtgaaatattttatctctctctttctctccatactaaatggttgtgctgtggttggatagtgcagataacgggggcggtattaccttattctgacatcacaataagggccaaattacaatgacctattttttcacatgcttgcagaaaatggtttaccaaaactaagttattgggttgatctttttaacattttctaggttgatagaagcactggggacacaattatagcacttaaacatggaaaaagtcagattttcataatatgtccctttaaaggtaggttgccagcttcttttacCAGAGGGTGGAGCTGTGCAGTCTTTAAAGCAGCTGCAGTTAAATTGATGTCTTTTTTCATAACAGAGTTGAGACTTTCAGCATTCACTTCACCAACCATGTTTATTTTAGTATTGATTGTTTTTTCACTGTTTAATGGTGAGTAATAATTTTAATGCTAAGTGTTTCTTAAGTTTTAGGATCAGCAGTGTAATGTTTTTTCAGTAGCTCAGCATTACATAATGTGCATTGACTACATTTGACAGTTCTATAAAtaagtttaataaactttcttCTTTTACAGAGAGCGTTCGTGCATATACAATATCATCAGTCTCATCAGAGGTGCATGTTTTAGCTGGAGAAAATGCTGTTATCTCTTGCAGTTACACAGGCAATGGTCCCAGCTTTCAGTGGTATCGCCAATATCCAAGATCCAGACCACAATACCTTATATTTCATACAGAGATGAATGAGGCATCTGAACCCACTTTACGTCTCAGAGCGATCCCAAATAAACAGTCCTCTCGTGTGGATCTGGAGATCTCATCTGCTGCTGTATCAGACTCTGCTGTGTATTACTGTGCCCTGGTGCCCACAGTGACAGGAAACACAACAACACTGTACAAAAACTTCTTTCATCTGTTCacttcacaaaaaaatacaacagttTTCACTGACTTGATTTTTGATGCAACATTTTTCATATTTGAAGAGATCACCAATTTTTAGAATATAAAAAGCACTgaatatatactgtaaaagcCAATAAAAAGGGGGAGCTCATTCATAAGACCCTGAATGTATGAAATGTTTATTCAGGTAAACCCTCAATCTACTTTGCTTTGACACTGACGCAGTCACTCTTTATTATGTTTCTGTTGTATTACACAACACTGTCTTCACTAGGTACAGTAATGATTGTTGcattcttaatttaaaaaaaaaaaaaaaaaaacatgtcatgatttTGCATTAGCATGTAATCAGAAATGAAATGGGATGCTGTCCAAGGAAGGGGTCTCCAAGCTTGGACATTTTATCCCTTCTTAACCGTGTGAGCAGTACGATGCACCACGAGGCCTTGAATCAAAAGTGGGTGCATCTTCCACTTTAAAGTAAACATGCAGGACGTGACATTTATTCATTCAAGATTTAGTGATGAGAACACAACTTCAACAAACTTAAAAAGGGAGAAATAGCAATACCTttacccacactgtaaaaaatgtaattaataaaatgttggatgggcaaaaatatataagttaaaccaattttcttgtttgagcttagttgagaagacatattattttaagtctagataaatctgtgtttaaaacattaaatgaatggttattttcaaatccagtcaacattcagaatggctagtgttgactgaactaattaagacaaatcaggtaaatatgtggacttatgacagctatgtttcctgacaacaaaatgctcataatattactgttatttggtcacaaattgtaattgtaagagttgttcaggcgtgaatgtatgtgctttaagttaaaatatgtggtcggttaataaagatagcgtctatttaaaaatgtgctcggacactttcggacggagaTGAGCTCCAGAAGAGCTCCAGAATATCACCGGCGCTCAAGcactcacaccccgcccagcgcagcctcgcctcggcaagcccatcagaaatTGACTGCTGGttctgatatctctgtggcgtttaaacgtgatttaattcattttaatttctcatacttaacaatgaaagggttatgttttaaatcatattttagagttgcacttaattgatatcgctgttgagtgatgtttcatatcttttacatttgttataaccaTGCTGCCTGCGAATTagaacttcagagctgaaggagcgGGTGGAGAAATATCATAATaatcttaaaggggtcatagcgtgaaaatcagactttttccatttttaagtgctataattgggtccccagtgcttctatcaacctagaaaatgtaatcaagataaacccagtaactttgtttgggtaagccattttctgcaagcgtgtgaaaaattaggtcgttcagaatttgcctgttttgtgaggtaggtagtaaggcgaattacaataataccgccccctttatctgcaatatccaaccacagcactgccatagtgcagagagaaagagagaaaggaaaaagtacttgacagcacaattgagtttcaattacaacaaaccaccatcattgtgatcagtggttgcacttcatctgctcatttgcattttaaacgacacacccaaaaacggctcacttttgctcaggcctacaaattatcaatttttacatgctataataaattagctgtggagtattttgagctaaaacttcacatacacactctggggacagcatttattttacaccttaaaaatatgtcataatatgacccctttaaataaaacttctaaatatacctGTGTGTGTACCTGTGAGTGCGTGCACGACCCGCTcgcgtgtgtatgtatgtgcgtgtgttttaaatttaaaacgtcttaactcggaaggatctggacCACAGGCCACCCCATCCGAGATCAACCCGCACCCAACAGCCAGAACCACTTACTGATTCACACTACACAACCCACCAAACATGAGACGTCCGCTcgacgtgcagatcatgtctatattagGTTGGTTGTTCCAGGCCCTTATCTGTACATCTATACAACGTGCAGATCTGATACAGTATCTGGACGTCTGACTATGACCCCTCTTGGACTTCAGGTTGAAGTCCAACTTATTATTTATAGGGATGGCTGACGCGAAACAGTCGTTCCGAAGCTTTGCGAGATCCCGAAGCACAGATGTGTCGAAACACTGATCCGAAGCTTGATTCAaaacacccatgtcacgtgaCTATGACCAAACGAAGCCTCGAAGTGTTTCACTAAGTGTTTCATCAGGTGTGGTCTGCTGAATCAGCGTTTGATTGGCACGGTCGGGAACAGACAACACAATCGCACATCTgtataaaagtgaaataaacTCATATTGACATTGTGGGTTTTGTGGGAGGAGTTTttcaaaggctggagaaattatctgtaaaaaaagaagTCGGCTAAAGGCCGGGGTATACCTTTTTCCGCGTCCGCGTTCGGCAAAGAAcaggaataaaaaaaacatgctccagagctttctgttcttggaagaagtaaacgttaaagaagaaaaacgatagtgtctgtgcaaatgctgtctatttaatttgtataattgtttatagtggagtgtactgtctaaatattttcacgcgcatgcgctgttgtacggggactgtacgcgcactgtccgtgcggtctcaaattttggatGGTGACAAAACATGTTCAATAAAACATCAGAATCTTGTAAATTCTCAAAAACAAGCCGTAGaaatgacaaaaataaagtGAATTTGTTTTGTTAGTCAGTATGGTCCTACCCCAGATAGCAAGCACATGTGGGCCACTTCAGGCAAAGATGCAgcactgctggtcttcttatGGCCCGAATAAAAGGGATGTGAACCTAAAGTGGCTCACATGTAAAATAGCAAAAATGGGCCAAATATATCAAACCACATGTGGGCCTTTTAAGGCAAAGATGCTGTGCCCACGGCAACATGTCATCTGAATATGAACCAAAAGTGGCCCATCCACCAAATAGTGAATATGGCCCAAATATCAAACAACAAATATGGGCCACCTTTGGCAAAAATGCTGCACAACAGATACAGCCTAATCTTGGAATAAACCAAATGTGGCCCTCACATGTTGCAGCAAATGTGGCCCAGCTCTTTACAAATGTGTCTGGGCCAGTTTTGGCAAAGATATGGCATGGTAAGCACCGGCTCATGTGGGTTTGTGTCTAAAGTGGCCCACAAATGTTGCAGCAAATGTGGCCCGgttcttttaaaacatattcGGCCTGGTTTTGGCAAACATGTGGCACAGTAGGATCAAGCTCATGTGGATGAGTCTGAAGTGATCCATATACCCagctaacagagaaaagttctaagaacattCCTTGAAAGTTCGCAATGTTCCCAAAAATTttctgccaacataaaaagtgtccagttttcttgacgttctaagaacatttctgtgttgtctgaacattagaggaatgttacattttaccattttcaaacgttatgacaatgtcctgttttaatgttcacacaatgtgtaaaacaactttttttaaaaaatgacttttttgcttgttatgtaaatgatagcaaaacattttattattttaaaactgttataaaacattatttctgaatgttcagtaaaaatattgctgtagaaaacacaattcacttattaggtttagatgttgatgctttgtttaattttaagtcaccattattgtgattagtgtttgttttagttggacccCTGACTTCTTTACCAATTTTTCCTAGTTGGCTTACTTtgtgtataaaacacatttgttatgcTATTGTAGAGTTATTAGTGCAAATCTGTGGTGGTTGATATATAATGGTAAAAACCATAATCTGATTAAAGGACTTAgtcatcaaaagtttattttctgtcaatgttGTATATGAGATcaagcactttcacagcagtgtgtcattaaggagttttagaaattTTGGCAAAAAATAACTGCTGTACACTTGGGAcgtacaaacatcaagaatcacactatgaatctcaaccatggtgacaaagaaaattgtaaaaagttcattatttaaccatgccgcagtgcatgctgggagtcctggatgagatttgAAATTTGTttatacccagcatgcattgcagcatgaagtttttcatttaattgtcaccatggttgagattcatactctgttTGTGGCATCATTCTGGCTTGCTCGTGGGCAAGACGTGTCAAACAGGAGTGGACCACACAAGTGCCATCAATCCATGCCAGGTGTGGGCCAGATAATGGTGTTGTGTCTGGGCCAAAATTTAAATGAACTATTACCCAGATTTGGGCCAGATCTGCATTATTTACTTTGTGTTTGGCTGACATGTGGCGTTTCTATGGTTTGCTTGTGGTAAAGATCTGGAAAAAAAGAGGTGGACCGCTCAAGTGCCATCATTCCATGCCAAAGGTGGGCCAGATGAAGGTGTCAGATGTGAACCAGATCTGGCCCACAGCAATTTTGCTATCTGGGACCTCAAAACAATgctttgttaaaacaactttttgtaaTGGTGATGACATTTCTTtagagaatgtacatgtaaaaatTATCCAGCGAGAGCAAGCGAGGGAGGGAGAGTGAAGTTCATGTCACTTCACTTCAATTATTGAacgataaagagagagagagagagagagagagagagagagagagagagagagagagagcgcaagATTGCAGACGCAGATAGTTAAGGTGGAACTGGTATATTTGGGAATTATCGATAAgcaatattttttaacatttattcatacactgtaaaacctaacagttaactcaaaccatttaagtaaaccggttgcattagaccATTTAAGTTCTAAAACACATAAACCTAAGCACTGcgaacttgagtcatgtgcaattatgcaccTACACTCAAGTAGtgtgaacctaaacataagtgcataactgcacatgactcaatttgtttagttCACAGCACTcagatgtatgtgttttaaaactaatgcaaccaGTTCACTCAAATGGCCCGAGCTGAGTCAACtcttaggttttacagtgtatataaagattatatatacaaatataatgtCTAAAATGgccacattttaaatagttttactttGCGTTGAGGTCCCCTTGACATCAATATTGGATGTTCAGAACACGTCATAAAAAGACGtcataaaaactttcattctggctccTCATTGGACATCGAAAGCACGTAGGAGTCTTCCTTACTCAAACATGCCCCGAGggcagaaagaacgtgaccggcccacaaaaacgaccaatcaaaatgctcgtTACTGGTTTAAGCCCTCAGCGGAGCCTCCAAgggagcttctgcagtgaagcagttcgagctcaccgctggtcagatgagtagcgcagatatggtaagataggaatgagactgtttttgaattcagctcgaaacgtttcgagcatttaagtgacacgttttcacgtgtccgtggcacgactttctttttcgtgccagtttcacgtattggttactcaattgtttttcctattttcttaccattgtcgattgggattggggttagaacaactttctgttacataaaatgacatcctcaccctaacccaactctaaccccaactccaagcaacAACAATTTAAATTtctgacaaataaatgtataaacaatgCCAttttaacccaaacccaactttatCCTCGCGCGagaatagtttataaatgtgaggaaaaccacaaatctaaccccaatcccaatcgacaatggtttgaaaaaaggaaaaaaaattgagtaaccaatacgtgaaactggcacgaaaaagaaagtcgtgccacggacacgtgaaaacgtgtcacttaaatgctcgaaacgtttcgagctgaattcaaaaacagTCTCATTCCTGTCTTGCCGTGTCTGCGCTGCTCATCTGGTCGGCGGTGGGCTCGGGCTGCTTCGCTGCGGGGGCTCCCTTGGGGGCTCCGCTGGGGGCTTGGGCCAGTGgcgagcattttgattggtcgtttTTGTGGGCCGGTCGCGTTCTTTCTGCCCTCGGAGCATGTTTGAGTGGGGAAAACTCCTATCTACACATcgaaa of Misgurnus anguillicaudatus chromosome 2, ASM2758022v2, whole genome shotgun sequence contains these proteins:
- the LOC129443474 gene encoding uncharacterized protein encodes the protein MILFCWISFLVSVGNSFANTIKPSSSEKHVYKGENVILSCSYTGNVRNLQWYRQYLGSRPEFLVLVTEFSDPDPSLRLSAKVMKDIKRVDLTISSAEKSDSAVYYCALQPTVTGNTTTLSVFLPQEGDMEDCTLHTYPFKGRLPASFTRGWSCAVFKAAAVKLMSFFITELRLSAFTSPTMFILVLIVFSLFNESVRAYTISSVSSEVHVLAGENAVISCSYTGNGPSFQWYRQYPRSRPQYLIFHTEMNEASEPTLRLRAIPNKQSSRVDLEISSAAVSDSAVYYCALVPTVTGNTTTLYKNFFHLFTSQKNTTVFTDLIFDATFFIFEEITNF